CATTGGAGAAGGCTCCGACGATCGTCCCGATGTACCCGAGGGTGCGCGCGCCCTCGAAGACACTGGACCATCCGCTGTTGGCACCCTGGTGACGGTGTGCCGCGATGTCCGCCTGCACCTTGTCCCAATAGGTCAGCTTCTCGCTATAGGACAGGGAGACGCGCTCGAAGTACAGGTTCGTGAAGCGCTCTTGCAGCGCCACCAGGGCCTGCGCGTAGGCGAGCTGCGCCGCGCTGCCATCACCCCCCTCGACATGGACCAGGCACGGTTTGTTCGTCTCCGCCACCGACTTCGCCACCATGGAGGAATAGATGTCATCGTTGAAGATGACCAATCCATCCTTGATGTCCGTGCGCCCCTGGACGGACCAGCCCGTGGTGAAATCACACGAGAGCCTTGCCCTCAACGCGGGCGGGCGAACCGTCAGTTGGGCCTTGAGCCCCACGGGCACGACGATGGGGGGTGGAGCGGAGCTGAGCTTCTCGGCACCGTCGAGCGTCAGGTCGAAGTTGTACGTCCCCGAGGAGCCATCCCCGCTCCCCTTCATGGAACGGAACAGCGGTACGCCGATGCGCTGTTGATCATTGCTGCCGGTCATGGTCTCCGCGAGCGAGAAGTACGAGATGCTCTGGATGGGGAGCTTGACCAGGCTCACCTGGTACAGCCCCAGCTCGGCCCGGACCTGCTTGTAGAACTTCAGGTATTCGATCTCCTCCGGTGTGAAGCCCGAATAGACGTTGCCGGAGAAGATGCCACCATTGGACTGGCTGAGATCTCCAAGCTGCTTCGTGCGCACCGACACGTCCTTGACGTCAGAGGACGAGAGAGGAAACCCGGACAAGCCGAAGAGATCCGCCATGCGGCCGTACTTGGCGTCCAGCACGTAGGCGGGCAGTTCGCTCTCGTTGTTCTGGGCGCGGGTCTTGAGTGCCTCCAACTCCGCCTGGAGCTTGGCCCGGGCGGCGTTGATGGTATCGCGCTCCTGTTGGGTCAACTTCGGATCCTGGAGCTTGGCCGTGAGGACCGAGTAGGCCCTCCGGATCGTCATGAACTCCTCGGTGGACAGCAGGCTGATTTCCTTGCTGATGGTGTCGATCTCGCTGCGGCGGGCGATGGCCGCGCTGTTCGCGACCACGGTCGCCGCTCCCGCGGGGTTGGGTGACACCCGGAACGTGGGCGAGTAATAGAACTTCGTCGTATCCGCGTGATCCTGGTAGGTGCCCAGGCTCAGGATGAACTTCAGCGCGCTCTTGCCCTGATCCGTCTCGGCCAACTTGCGGAGGACGGTGTTCTCCTGCGGAAGTGCCTCGGTCATCGTCTTGGGTACGGCGAGCGCGGACCCCGCGAAGAGCACGACCCCCAGCACCATCAACCCCTGCTTTGCTTTCATGACATCTTCCCCATCCCCATGCCGAATTGGCTCACGCGCGTTTGCTTCGTGCGCTCACTCAACTCGATCAGCAATTCAGAGCGGCAGCCGCCTGCCCCACGAAGCAGCGGCTCCGCTCCTCATGCGCCATTGAACTTCAGCCCATGCGAGAACTTCATTCCCCTACATCAAGCACACATGCACACCGGTTCCTACGACGCACATGGTCGACACAGAGGCCCGATGCATCAATTCTGTTCTTCGGTGCGGATGAGTTCTCGGCCTCTGAACAAGAGGGGCGAAGGACAGGCATTGCCTCACATGTCCGAATGAGAAGCAGAGCTGGCCAGGAGATGGAATCGTCCGGGAGGGCAGCCCGGCGAGAGGGCGTTCACCGCCCGGCATCCTGTTCGTGTCCAGCAAGCTTCAGAGTCGTCACCCCACCACTCGTTGCCACCAGGACAGATTCCTCATCCACGGGGACAGCCCTTCACCCCTCCCTGTAAACCCACCTGCCCAAGCCAGGCACGAGTGCCAACAGCCCCCCCTGCATGGACGCATGTTGACAACCCCACGCAGCGAAGAATGAGCATCCTGCCTGGCTTGAAGGTATTGGCGGATTGCTCCACAACGCGTATTGGCTACCCACGGTGGGAGGGCTCATGCGCCTCTTGGGACCTGGCAGTTCGGACATCTCGTCCAGTCGGCACATGGCAGCCGGCATTGCCCTGGTGTCAGCCTCGGGGTGTGTGGGTACGGACGCGACGCTCGTGGACGGCGAGTGCAACCAGACGGACAGCACCGTCTCCTGCTGCCTGAAGATGAACCCCGGCCAGTACGAGAAGTGCGGTGCAACGCCACCAACGCAGCAGCCGTCCCATGCTGAGACGAAACCATCTTCAACGGAGACTCAACCCCACCGCCCACAGTTGCTCATTAATGTTTCCGATGACGATGACGACGCGATGACCGACGAGGAGGTTGATAAGATGTGCCGGGAGTACTACGTGCGGTGCATCGAGAAGCGCGGGCTCAAGATCAACCTCCAGTATGGCACGAGCCACTGCCAGAGCTGTTTCGACCTATGTAGGAAGAAGAGATATTGGCCCTGGAGTGCCAACGGCAAGCGATGCCCGGGAGGGTGAGTCATGAAGCCCTCACGGAAGTTGTTCTGGCAGAGGATCGTCAAGGAGCGCCACGAAGCCTTCATGGCCTTTGGCCCGGGCTCCGATCGAGTTCCCTTCGAGACGGCGGAGCGCGAGTACTTGGCCCTCCAGAAGAAGCTGTTGGAGGGAGTGAAGACGGAGTGGGAGCGGCGGCACATCAAGAGGCTGATCGCCCATGACATCCTGAACGTCGCGCATCCTCGCGCCAAGAACTGGGAGGAGTTCTCGCGGGTGCTGCGCCGCATCAAAAGGCTCGGATTCATCGACCTGGAAAATCAGATTCATACCGCCTGCCTCGCCCTGCTGTGGATGTCGAGTCACGATCGGGACCGAGTTCCAATGGCCTGGGCAATGGTGGAGGACGCGGAGCGCCGGTTGCGCCGCATCCGGCAGGGCCACTTCCGGAGGAAGGAGGGCCTGGACGCCATCGCCAGTGTCAAGCAGCAGGTGGCCAAGAAGGGCCTGACGCCACCCGCGCCAACACGGACAGTGTCCAAGCCCATGGGTGCGGCACACCGGCGAAGGGCACGCCTGCGGCTCCTCATGGATTGAAGAGTCATCATGGCTGAGTTGGACGGGGTTGCCGCTGGTTAACTGGCCAGCGGCTCGCTGCCTCGTCCGGCTGGCGACCCAGCGCTGCGAGTGGTCGGGGACGGCCAGATGCACTGCTTCGTGTGTAACGAGGTAGCGGAGCACGAACTCCGGGGCCATCACAATGCGCCAGTTGGCTGAACGACCGCTCGTCCTCTTGACGCTGGCCGAGCATCTTCGAGAGGGGGTGAGACGCAGCCATCCCGGAGCCATCTCGAAGGTGGAGGAGTCCCCTTGAAATTGGATCTGGGACAAGGGAACCCCTGTCCCTAGTACTACTCGGTCACTTCGATCATTCTCCGAGGAGACTTTCCCCTCGGAGAATCGCGGTCCCCTCGAGAAGTGACCAAGTAGTACCCCAGCGGCCTCGGCCTCCTGGGTAGGCGCCACGCAGGCGGCCGGGCCACGCCGGAAGGGGGCGAACCCGGCGAGCGCATCCTTCTCGTTGCCCTCGGCGAACCCTGTGGTATAGAGCCGCCCGTGGTCGCGTCCGTGCCCTCCCACTCGCCCGGATTCAGTAGTTGCATGGCGGCGGGAGGAGAAGTAGAAGGGCGCCGCCATTACCTGATGGCCAGGTAGCTCACCTGGTTAGAGCGGCGGTCTCATAATCCGCAGGTAGTCGGTTCAAGTCCGACCCTGGCCAAGGCCCCGGAGTCACTCCCTGAGTGATTCCGGGGTTTTCTTTTGCCCGGAGCGTCAGGACAACTTCGGAGCCACTCGCCCGATCTGTACCCGTTCAGTGTCCGCGCGCTTCCGAGCCGGGCTGCGGAGCGGCCAGAATCCGGAAGGCGTAGACGCATAGTGGCCGGGGGCCTTCGCCTCCGTGGGTCTGGGGGGAACCATGCGCGCTGACTCGTCTCGGGCCTCGTGGGTGGGCCTGCTGCTCGCCCTGGCCCAGTTGTCCACCGGCTGCGTGTCACTGACGCCATCGCCCGGCCGGGGGTTGAGCCTGCCCTACACGGCGCGCGAGTCTGTCCCGCCCGTGTCGGCGGCGGCGCCCAGCGTCGAGGCTCCCGGCCCCCTCCCCTCCCCGTCCGAGCCCGAGGCACCGCGGCGGCTGCATCGTCTCCCGGCCTCCCGACAGGAGGCGACGACGATAGGCCCGGATAGAGCCCAGAGAGCCACGCGGCAGAGCGCCCTCGCCGCCCAACTGGCCTTTCACCGTGCCCTTCTCGATGTGTCGGGCTCCACCCGCCGCCTCTCCGCCGAGTTCTCCAGACTCCAAGCTCCTGGGCGGGGCCTTGGCGGTGGCCACAGCGTCTTCGTCCGTTACGTGGATGACGGCGCCCGGCAACTGCGGTGGATGGACGCCCAGCTCTCCGCCGCCACCCGGCTGGCTACCGCCGCCTCCCAGGTGGAGGACCCGGACATGCAGCTCGCCATGTTGCGCCTGGCTGGCCCTCGGCTCGAGGCCACCCTGCTCGGCTCGCTCCTGCTCTCCGTCTGGCTCGACTTGCTCCACCTCGCCGACACCGTGTGCACCCAGCACTTCTATAGCGTGGAGCGAATGTTCGTGGACCTGGCGCGCTGGCAGCAGCGGCTCGAGCCCGCCATGACGGCCCTCTCCTCCCTGGAGCCCGGCCAGGTGGAGGCCGCGGCGCAAGATGTCCCCGCGCTGGTTGGCCACCTCACGGGCGAGTTCACGGCCACCCTCCAGACCGCGCGCAAGGGGGCGGAGAACGTCGCGAAGGTGCTGGTACTCAAGGAGGCCCTCGAGGCGCTCTCCCTGCTCTCGGCGTTGAAGTTCTCCCTACCCTCGGTGCCGCCGTCCGCTCCTGCCCTGCTCGGCATGAGTCTGGTGGTGGGTGGCGACGGCGTGATGATGGGCACGCGCATTGTAGCGTCCGCCGAGTGGGTGGAGATGATGCGCCACCTGGTGCGGGCAGGTGTCCTCTCCTTGCCCGTCGTCAGTGCCGCCGTGCGGATTCAGGCGGGCCAGGTGCTGCTGGCACAGGCGCACGGCGAGCTACCCAGGGGCGTGCGCGAGGCGCTCGGCGACGGGCCCGAGGTGCGGGGCATGCGCGTAACGGGTAGAGCGGGGGCCGGCATGAACGAGCCCCCGCGACACCATGTCCTGCCCAAGGAGTTCCGCGCGTGGTTCGAGAAGAGAGGCTTCACTGGCGAGATGGACATCGACCGGTTCTGCGTGGAGATGGAGCAGGCGCACCATCAGGCCATCCACGGCGGCGGTAGCTGGCGCCTCGGTCGCACATGGCCGGACGAATGGAACCAGATGATCATGAGCGTACTGAGCCAGGCTGAGGCCAAGGCAGGCCGAATGTTGACGCCGAATGCGATCCTCAAGCTCGTCGCAAGAGAGATGAGACGCTATAAAATCCCGATGAACTTCGTCCCCGGGAGAAGGTGATGAGCGAGGGCCGTTCCTGGCAGGGTCATTGGGCGGCCCGCCTGTATGAGCGGGTCCATGGGCGCGGTTTCAGTTCGCTCACCGCCTTCGCTGACGCACACCCGACTCTCCCACTTGTTGAGCTGGCCGAGGAACTGGGGGACGACCTCAGCGCAGTGCAGGTCTTCAAGGGACTGGTTGACGAGGCAGAGCGAAGCCATCAGGTTACGCGCTTGGTGCGCGGTCAGCTTGTACGTGAACTGTACGAGAGCTTCCCCAATGGCTGGCCGGCCGTAATGGACGACGAAGCTCGCGTGGAAGTTGCCATGGCGCTCGGCTCCTGGTTCGGATTCACCCCAGTGACTCATCGGGAGCGCGTCAATCGGGCCAGCGATTCGCTTCTCGCCACACCGCCGCCACCCGGCTGGCGCCCGCTCGGCCCCGACGACGAACTCCTGCGCACGCTCCTGCCCGACGAAGGCGTTTGACCCACGACGCCGAGCCCGCCTCAGCAGAGGGCGTGCGCGAGGCACGGGGCAAGCCCACCCCGCCAACTGTTCACCAGGAGCAAGTGCCCGGAACAGGACCATTGCCGCCGGACACACCGGGTCGGCAGCGTGTCCGCGCTGCGACCCCGCAGCGGGAGGCGTCCACCATGAAGACGGAAACGATCCACCGGGCCTATGGGCAGGCCTCGCAGTACGAGCAGGTCATGAAGACGGAGTGGGAGCCCATCACCCCCCGGGCCCAGACCATGGAGTGGCTGGAACTCCAGCCGGGAGGCCGCCTGCTGGAGGCGTGCGTGGGCAGCGGCCTCAACTTCACCCACTACCCGCCCAAGGTGAATGTCGTCGGCATCGACTTCACCCCCGAGATGCTCGCGCTCGCCGCCTCCAAGCTGCCCATCTCGGGACGGAGCATCGAGCTCATGCACATGGACGCCACCCACATGAGCTTCGCCGACGAGAGCTTCGACGCCGTGCTGGAGACCTACGCGTTGTGCGTCGTGCCCAAGCCGCTGGAGGTCCTCCGGGAGATGGCGCGCGTCTGCAAGCGGGGCGGCAAGGTCGTCCTCTTCGACTGCATCCGCTCCGAGTTGCCCGTGGTGGCCAAGAACCAGGAGCTCATCAAGCCCTTCTGCATGGAGACGGGCATCCCCGCCGGCGTCATCGTCTGGGATCCGACCCGGGACTATCTGGAGCTGGCCCGGGACATCCCCGAGCTGGAGCTCAGCCGCATCGTCCGCTTCAACCAGGATGACGTCTTCGCCTCCCGCTGCCTCATCCAATTCACCCGGAAGTAGACACCCCTCCCCCTGCCCCGCGCGAAGAGAACCGAACTCCTGGTAGCACCCGATCCAGGAGCCAGGGCATCCTCGGGATCTCCCTAGACGAGGAGCGCGCGATGCAGCATCCCATGACGACCCAGGAGCAGACGGGCCCCCGGCCTCCGCCGGGTACGTCCGAGCACACGGCTCCCTGGCATGCCCTCCCCCCCGAGTCCGTGCTGTCCCGGGTGGAGAGCACGGAGGCGGGGCTCACGCACGAGCAGGCCCGGGAGCGGCTCGCCCGCCACGGACCCAATGTGCTCGAGCGCGAGCGGGGCGATGGCGTGTTGACCCTGCTGTGGCGGCAAGTGAACAGCCCCCTCATCTGGGTGCTCATCGCGTCCGCGGTGCTCGCCGTCCTCCTGGGCAAGGTGACCGACGGGCTGGTGGTGGCCGCCGTGGTGGTCCTCAACACGCTCGTGGGCTTCGTGCAGGAGTACCGCGCCGGCAAGGCCATCGAGGCGCTCAGCCAGATGGTGCCGCAGACCACGCCCGTGCTGCGTGACGGGCACAAGCAGTCCGTGCCGGCCGCGGACCTGGTGCCCGGGGACGTGGTGCACCTGGAGTCCGGAGACCGGGTGCCCGCGGATCTGCGGCTGCTGCACGCGCGCAACCTCCAGATCGAGGAGGCCGCGCTCACCGGCGAGTCCGTGCCCTCGCGCAAGCAGGTGGACGCCGTCGCGGCGGACGCGGAGCTCGGGGATCGCGCGAGCGTGGCCTTCGGCGGAACGATGGTGACGTCCGGGGCGGCGACCGCGGTGGTGGTGGCCACCGGAGGCGCCACCGAGCTGGGCCGCATCTCCCACCTGCTGGAGCAAGCCACCGATCTGCGCACGCCCATGACCCTGGCGCTCGAGCACATCGGCAAGCTCATCACCGGCGCCATCATCGTCCTGTCCGGGGTGCTGCTGGGCGTGGGGTTGCTGCGCGGCTATGACCTCAGCGAGGCCGTCCTGGTGGCCATCACCCTGGCGGTGGCCGCGATCCCCGAGGGCCTGCCCGCCATCGTCACCATCGCGATGGCCATCGGTGTGCAGCGCATGGCGGCCCGCCGCGCCGTCATCCGCAAGCTGCCCGCCGTGGAGACCCTGGGCAGCACCACCGTCATCTGCACGGACAAGACGGGCACCCTCACGCGCAACGAGATGACGGTGCAGGCGGTGTGGACCCCTCGCGGGCGCTACACCCTGAGCGGGGTGGGTTATGCGCCCCAGGGACAGCTCCAGGTGGAGGGCCAGCCGGTGGAACAGCCACCGGAGGACGTGCGCGCACTGCTGCTCGCGGGCGCGTTGTGCAATGACGCCGCGCTCCACTCCCGTGAGGGACGCTGGGAGATGACGGGAGATCCCACCGAGGGCGCGCTGGTGGTGGCCGCGGAGAAGGTGGGCCTGCGCATGGAGGCGGAGCGCACGCGCCACGTCCGCGTGGACGCCATCCCCTTCGAGTCGGAGCACCAGTTCATGGCCACGCTCCACGCGGGGGAGCCCGGGGGCCGGCGCATCCTCCTCAAGGGCGCGCCCGAGGTGGTGCTGCGCCGCTGCGCGCTGGAGAGCGGCCCGGAGCCGGTGCTGGCGGAGGTGGAGCGACTGGCGCGCCAGGGCATGCGCGTGCTCGCGGTGGCCCAGAAGGCCGCGCCCTCTGCCGGGGACGACCTGCGGATGGAGGACGTGGAGGGGGGCTTCACGCTGCTCGGGCTGGAGGGAATGATCGATCCGCCCCGCGAGGAGGCGCTCGCGGCGGTGAAGGCCTGCCACACCGCCGGCATCCGCGTGAAGATGATGACCGGCGACCACCAGGCCACGGCCGAGGCCATCGGGGTGCAGTTGGGCATCCACGCCCCGGATCGTCCGGGGATGACGGGCGCGCGGCTGTCCACCCTGGATGACGCGCGGATGGCCGAGATCGTGGCGGACACGAACGTGTTCGCGCGGGTGGCGCCCGAGCACAAGCTGCGGCTGGTGCGCGCGCTCCAGGCGAAGGGACAGGTGGTGGCCATGACGGGCGACGGCGTCAACGACGCGCCCGCGCTGAAGCAGGCCAATATCGGCGTGGCCATGGGCATCACCGGCACGGCGGTGTCCAAGGAGGCGGCGGACCTGGTGCTCACGGACGACAACTTCGCCTCCATCGTCGCGGCGGTGGAGGAAGGCCGGCGCGTCTACGACAACCTCATCAAGTCCCTGGCCTTCGTGCTGCCCACCAACCTGGGCCTCGCGCTCATCCTCATGTTCGGGGTGGCCTTCTTCCCCATCCAGCACGTCGAGGGGGAGTCGGTGCCCTTGATGGCCATGCTTCCCACGCAACTGCTGTGGATCAACCTGGTGGCCACCGTCACCCTGGCGCTGCCCCTGGCGTTCGAGGTGCGTGAGCGCGACGTGATGCAACGCCCACCCAGAGCCCCGGACGCGCCCGTGCTCAGCCACTTCGTGGTGATGCGCACGGGACTGGTGGCGCTGTTGATGGCCGCGGGAGCGCTCGGGCTGTTCCTCTGGGTGTACCGCCAGGACGGCGCCGGACAGTCCACGCGG
This DNA window, taken from Cystobacter ferrugineus, encodes the following:
- a CDS encoding cation-translocating P-type ATPase, translating into MQHPMTTQEQTGPRPPPGTSEHTAPWHALPPESVLSRVESTEAGLTHEQARERLARHGPNVLERERGDGVLTLLWRQVNSPLIWVLIASAVLAVLLGKVTDGLVVAAVVVLNTLVGFVQEYRAGKAIEALSQMVPQTTPVLRDGHKQSVPAADLVPGDVVHLESGDRVPADLRLLHARNLQIEEAALTGESVPSRKQVDAVAADAELGDRASVAFGGTMVTSGAATAVVVATGGATELGRISHLLEQATDLRTPMTLALEHIGKLITGAIIVLSGVLLGVGLLRGYDLSEAVLVAITLAVAAIPEGLPAIVTIAMAIGVQRMAARRAVIRKLPAVETLGSTTVICTDKTGTLTRNEMTVQAVWTPRGRYTLSGVGYAPQGQLQVEGQPVEQPPEDVRALLLAGALCNDAALHSREGRWEMTGDPTEGALVVAAEKVGLRMEAERTRHVRVDAIPFESEHQFMATLHAGEPGGRRILLKGAPEVVLRRCALESGPEPVLAEVERLARQGMRVLAVAQKAAPSAGDDLRMEDVEGGFTLLGLEGMIDPPREEALAAVKACHTAGIRVKMMTGDHQATAEAIGVQLGIHAPDRPGMTGARLSTLDDARMAEIVADTNVFARVAPEHKLRLVRALQAKGQVVAMTGDGVNDAPALKQANIGVAMGITGTAVSKEAADLVLTDDNFASIVAAVEEGRRVYDNLIKSLAFVLPTNLGLALILMFGVAFFPIQHVEGESVPLMAMLPTQLLWINLVATVTLALPLAFEVRERDVMQRPPRAPDAPVLSHFVVMRTGLVALLMAAGALGLFLWVYRQDGAGQSTRALARAQTMAVNTVISFQIFYLWLCRTLVGSLRSVGLFSNRTLFVGIGILVLLQAAFMYVPFLQRLFGSAALSLEDVGLSVLAGMVVLPVVGLEKWLRSRGK
- a CDS encoding NUDIX hydrolase, which codes for MSEGRSWQGHWAARLYERVHGRGFSSLTAFADAHPTLPLVELAEELGDDLSAVQVFKGLVDEAERSHQVTRLVRGQLVRELYESFPNGWPAVMDDEARVEVAMALGSWFGFTPVTHRERVNRASDSLLATPPPPGWRPLGPDDELLRTLLPDEGV
- a CDS encoding class I SAM-dependent methyltransferase; this encodes MKTETIHRAYGQASQYEQVMKTEWEPITPRAQTMEWLELQPGGRLLEACVGSGLNFTHYPPKVNVVGIDFTPEMLALAASKLPISGRSIELMHMDATHMSFADESFDAVLETYALCVVPKPLEVLREMARVCKRGGKVVLFDCIRSELPVVAKNQELIKPFCMETGIPAGVIVWDPTRDYLELARDIPELELSRIVRFNQDDVFASRCLIQFTRK
- a CDS encoding DUF2380 domain-containing protein, which translates into the protein MRADSSRASWVGLLLALAQLSTGCVSLTPSPGRGLSLPYTARESVPPVSAAAPSVEAPGPLPSPSEPEAPRRLHRLPASRQEATTIGPDRAQRATRQSALAAQLAFHRALLDVSGSTRRLSAEFSRLQAPGRGLGGGHSVFVRYVDDGARQLRWMDAQLSAATRLATAASQVEDPDMQLAMLRLAGPRLEATLLGSLLLSVWLDLLHLADTVCTQHFYSVERMFVDLARWQQRLEPAMTALSSLEPGQVEAAAQDVPALVGHLTGEFTATLQTARKGAENVAKVLVLKEALEALSLLSALKFSLPSVPPSAPALLGMSLVVGGDGVMMGTRIVASAEWVEMMRHLVRAGVLSLPVVSAAVRIQAGQVLLAQAHGELPRGVREALGDGPEVRGMRVTGRAGAGMNEPPRHHVLPKEFRAWFEKRGFTGEMDIDRFCVEMEQAHHQAIHGGGSWRLGRTWPDEWNQMIMSVLSQAEAKAGRMLTPNAILKLVAREMRRYKIPMNFVPGRR